The segment GTGATCATGTGAAAAAATTGTACCTCGATAACAAAGGATTTGCAACTGCAGAGTTTCTCTTTGTAACCTTGATAATACTGGTGATAATGGGTGGAATGTTATCACTCATATCTGGTGAAATGGACAAAACTCAGACTGGAAACCTTGGACAGGCCCGTATGGAAGGTGAAGTAATAGCAGAAGCCATAAACACTGCTTATATAAATAGTAATGGTTACACCATCAATTTAGATCTTCCCAAATATGATAAGGATAATTCTGTCCAGTTTACAGCCGTTGTAACAAGTACAGGAACCAACAGCATTCTTACCATCAATTATGGAACTCAAAGTGTTGATATCAAACTGATACCCAAAAATGTTGAAAACTACACAATGGACAGTGAACAAAAATACAAGGTAAAAAACAACAATGGAACCATAAACTTTGACACTTACTGAGGAGATATCATGGACCTTGATTTAACACCAGAAAAAAAAGCATTGATCGCCCTTGGAGTTGTGGTTCTGATCATCACAATCTACGCTTACAACCCCTTCTTCCAGACTTCCAACAACACAACAGTTAACAACACAACACCTTCCAATCCATCAGTTGTCCCGGTGCCATTCACACAACAGGGATCTGATAATACAACAGCGTCCAACAACACAACTGGAAATTCCACAAGTCAAATAACAGCAGAACAGGCCCAGAACATAGCTGCTCAGGCAAATTCAGG is part of the Methanobacterium aggregans genome and harbors:
- a CDS encoding PepSY domain-containing protein — encoded protein: MDLDLTPEKKALIALGVVVLIITIYAYNPFFQTSNNTTVNNTTPSNPSVVPVPFTQQGSDNTTASNNTTGNSTSQITAEQAQNIAAQANSGYTAGQATQSSITVNGQQTSVWVVPLLKNGSIKKTVYVDSNTGSIIQQT